A segment of the Aridibaculum aurantiacum genome:
GAACGTAGAGCCTGGTTACCCGTTCATTCACCGGTTGCGCAGCAGTGCGCCCCAGGCTATTGCCGATCTTTTTTCTACCATTGGTAAAGAAGTGAGCGAGCTAGAGAAATACCAGCCGGAGATAAAGAAACATCCTGGTTTAATGAAAGGGCACCTGCCGTTCCTGGGCGAATTGCTTTTAGGACACCTTCGCTATGGCACACAAGGCAGGAACGATGTAGAGTTTTGCCATCCTTTCATAAAACGTAATACTATACCTGCGCAAAACTTGGCGCTTGCGGGCAATTTCAACCTGGTGAATACTGACGAGCTGTTTTCATTCATCGGGATGGAACCAGGCGTTTTTCAAAAGCAGAGTGACCTGGCTGCTATGATGGAGGTTATTCATCATTTCTTAGTAAAAGAAGATGAGGCAGACCAGCAAGACCTGGACCTGGCAAATGTTCTGAGGCAGGCAGCATCTAAATTTGATGGAGGATATACCATTGGTGGCTTAATAGGCAGCGGCGACAGCTTTGTTCTTCGTGATGCACATGGTATTCGCCCGGGCTATTATTATATAAATGATGAAGTGATAGTAGCTGCCAGCGAAAGAGCTGCTATTCGTACCACTTTCAATGTAGGTGAGAACGAGGTGCATGAACTGATGCCGGGAAATGCATTGATGGTAAAAGCCGACGGCAGTTATTCAATAGAACAGATACTGGATAAGGTGGAGCGGAAAGCGTGCAGTTTTGAGCGGATCTATTTTAGCCGTGGCAGCGATGAAAAGATCTACCGTGAAAGGATTGCACTTGGTTATCACCTGAGTAAGCCAGTGCTGGAGAATATTAATTACGACCTGAAGAACACCATTTTTTCTTATATACCCAACACCGCAGAAGTCGCCTACATAGGCCTTTGCAAAGGGATGGAAGCTTACCTGAACCAGATAAAGGTGCAGCGAATATTGAGCTGGGGAAGCGACATCACGGATGAGAAGCTGAGCGAAATGGTGAACAGGAAGATTAGGCAGGAAAAGATTGCGATAAAGGATGTGAAGCTTCGCACCTTCATTACCGAAGACACCAGCAGAAACGAGATGGTACAGCACGTGTACGATATTACTTATGGTACGGTGCGGAAAGGTGAAGATACCCTGGTGGTAATAGATGATTCAATTGTAAGGGGAACAACGCTAAAGGAAAGTATTGTAAGAATGCTATCAAGGCTGTACCCTAAGAAGATCATCATTGTTTCTTCGGCGCCACAGATACGCTACCCCGATTGCTATGGTATTGACATGAGCAAGTTGGGTGATTTCATTGCCTTTAGAGCAGCTATCGCTCTTATAAAAGAGAGGGGAATGGAAACACTGCTTGACGAGCTTTATGAAAAGTGTATGTCGCTTAACCAGGCGGATGAACTGCATACAGAGAATATAGTGAGGCAGGTATACAAACCATTTACTACCGAAGAGATCTCTAATAAGATCGCTCAACTGATTACCCCTGCGGATATTGATTTTCCTGTTGAAGTCATTTACCAAACCATTGAAGACCTGCATGACAGCTGTCCTACCAATACCGGCGACTGGTATTTTACAGGTAATTATCCTACCCCGGGTGGAAACCGAGTAGTGAATAAAGCTTTCATCAACTATATGGAAGGAAAGAACCAGAGAGGCTATTAATCAAAATTTCTTCAAAGCGGGGTGATGCATTAATTTCACCCCTCTTTTTGTTAGACCGTTAGTTTCAACCATACTCCCTGAAAAAACTTCTGAAACTAACATATATGAAGAAACTGTTGCTCATACGCCATGCTAAAAGTAGCTGGGATTTTTACAACGAAGATTTTGACAGGCCACTAAACGACCGCGGGCATAAGAACGCACCGGAGATGGCTAAAAGGCTATTGAAGCAGGATATAAAAATCGATGCCTTTGTTAGCAGCCCTGCTGTAAGGGCTCTTTCCACTGCAGAATATTTTGCAAAAGCCTATGATGTTAAGTCAAAGCATATCATAACCATTCCTTCGCTCTATCATGCTGCGCCAGAGATTTTCTATTCAGTAATAGAAGAGCTGGATGATGAGCTGAAAACAGTTGCCATATTCTCTCATAACCCTGGGATAACAGAATTTGCCAACGAGCAAACCAACACCCGCATAGACAACCTGCCCACATGCGGCATATTTGCCATCAAAGCTGATATTAAGCATTGGACAGAGTTTCGGAACGGAGATAAAGATCTATGGTTTTTCGACTACCCTAAGTCCGGCAACTGACCGGTTTGCATTTCGCTTATAATTTACCAGGAACACGCCAGTAAAGATGAGCATGCCTGCTATCCCTTTTTGTATGGTAAAATCTTCTCCTAGAAAAACCATAGCAATAACTGCGGCGAAAAATGGTTGGGTGTAAATGTAGTTTCCTGTGACGGCGGCGCCTAAATGCTGCAATGCATATATGCTAAACAGGTAGGCAAGGAAAGTAGCACCAATGATGACAAACGCTAATGAAAACCAGCCGATAGGCGGAATGGCTGCCCAGTCTACTGCTACAAATTGGTTCCACCCGATGGGCAAAATGAAGAACATACCAATAGTGAAAACCCAGCGCAGCACATGTATTGGTGAATACGCTGCCATCAATGGGCGAACCAGCACCATATAAAAAGCATAAGAGATAGCATTCATCATGATGAGCAAATCGCCTAACACAGGATCGGTGGCGGTTTTCATTTCCTGCCGCATAAGAATAAGAAAGGCAGCACCGGATATTCCCAACAACATTCCAGCAACTGTCTTTTTACCAAGCCGTTCTTTTAGTAGCCATGCTGCTATAAGGGTTATAAAAATAGGAGAGGCCAGCATCAAGAGTGAAGCATGAATAGAAGAAGTGAGTGAAATGCCTTTTACAAAGAGAACCTGGTTGATAGCTACACCTGCCAGTGCGCAAATAATAAACCTTCCCCAGTCTTTTCGGTTGATAGCTGCATTGGATGGTTTAAGCGCAAATAGTATCCAAAACAAAATGACCGTTACGCCCACCCGTGCCACATTGAGTCCAAATGGCGCAATGTACTGTGGTGTAATGATCTTTATAAAAGAAAAACTTGCGGCAAAAATAATGTTGGCTGCCAGCGCTGCTAAATGTGCATTTCTCGTCTTACTCACTCATCCTGCTTTGCCGGCAAAGGTAATTGTTCATCTTCTGCAGCTGCAGCAAGTTCTGAAAGTAAATCATCAATTACGGGTTGATAAGCGTCCATATTCATTTCCGGGAAAGCAAAATTTTTCTTCTTTGCCTCTTCCAGTGCTTCGTGGAGATTAAAAGCATCCTGATTGTATGTAAGACACCAGCCCTTGCCGCGCAGGTATGTAGCCAGGTATTCCTGTTCTGTTTGCCCGGGCGTAGGAATAAGAATGGCTTTTTTTTGAAGTTTACAAAGATCCATGACGCTGCTATAGCCACTCCTACACAATACTACCCGCGACTGCGAAATAGCATTGTTCAATTTTTCTGAAGCAAGATGATTGACAACCTCTGCAGTTTCCAACTTCAATTCATCTTTAGAGTGTGGTAAGCCTCTTACAAGTAAAATCTTTTGACCCGATGGTAGCTGGCGTATAACCAATTCTTCCAGGAGTGTGCGTTGTGGTTCTGGTCCTGAAAGCAAGACCAATAAGTCGTATATATATTGCAATGGTGACTTATCGATCATCCGCGACAGTGGACCAATAAAATGCACAGGGATTTTCGGAAGACTAGCTGGATGGGAAAGTGTTCCTGCAAGATTTTCTTTTTCACCATCAGGGACCCAGCATTGTGAAAAGTTATTGATGTAACGATACAGGACTTTCTGTATCCATTCTTCTGCCCAACTATATGGCGCTTTTACCTGGAGT
Coding sequences within it:
- a CDS encoding amidophosphoribosyltransferase, with amino-acid sequence MSDEIKHECGLAFIRLRKPFSYYLQQYGSVLYGLNKLYLLMEKQHNRGQDGAGMAAVKLNVEPGYPFIHRLRSSAPQAIADLFSTIGKEVSELEKYQPEIKKHPGLMKGHLPFLGELLLGHLRYGTQGRNDVEFCHPFIKRNTIPAQNLALAGNFNLVNTDELFSFIGMEPGVFQKQSDLAAMMEVIHHFLVKEDEADQQDLDLANVLRQAASKFDGGYTIGGLIGSGDSFVLRDAHGIRPGYYYINDEVIVAASERAAIRTTFNVGENEVHELMPGNALMVKADGSYSIEQILDKVERKACSFERIYFSRGSDEKIYRERIALGYHLSKPVLENINYDLKNTIFSYIPNTAEVAYIGLCKGMEAYLNQIKVQRILSWGSDITDEKLSEMVNRKIRQEKIAIKDVKLRTFITEDTSRNEMVQHVYDITYGTVRKGEDTLVVIDDSIVRGTTLKESIVRMLSRLYPKKIIIVSSAPQIRYPDCYGIDMSKLGDFIAFRAAIALIKERGMETLLDELYEKCMSLNQADELHTENIVRQVYKPFTTEEISNKIAQLITPADIDFPVEVIYQTIEDLHDSCPTNTGDWYFTGNYPTPGGNRVVNKAFINYMEGKNQRGY
- a CDS encoding SixA phosphatase family protein — its product is MKKLLLIRHAKSSWDFYNEDFDRPLNDRGHKNAPEMAKRLLKQDIKIDAFVSSPAVRALSTAEYFAKAYDVKSKHIITIPSLYHAAPEIFYSVIEELDDELKTVAIFSHNPGITEFANEQTNTRIDNLPTCGIFAIKADIKHWTEFRNGDKDLWFFDYPKSGN
- a CDS encoding EamA family transporter is translated as MSKTRNAHLAALAANIIFAASFSFIKIITPQYIAPFGLNVARVGVTVILFWILFALKPSNAAINRKDWGRFIICALAGVAINQVLFVKGISLTSSIHASLLMLASPIFITLIAAWLLKERLGKKTVAGMLLGISGAAFLILMRQEMKTATDPVLGDLLIMMNAISYAFYMVLVRPLMAAYSPIHVLRWVFTIGMFFILPIGWNQFVAVDWAAIPPIGWFSLAFVIIGATFLAYLFSIYALQHLGAAVTGNYIYTQPFFAAVIAMVFLGEDFTIQKGIAGMLIFTGVFLVNYKRNANRSVAGLRVVEKP
- a CDS encoding glycosyltransferase yields the protein MVGGKINITVLVAPLDWGLGHSTRCIPLVKYFQQQGCHVILAAEGAQASLLAKEFPGVEILPLEGYRIRYSNSKRWFSVKIITQLPKILRSINKENVWLQQLLKRRKIDLVVSDNRYGLYSSSCTSVIITHQLQVKAPYSWAEEWIQKVLYRYINNFSQCWVPDGEKENLAGTLSHPASLPKIPVHFIGPLSRMIDKSPLQYIYDLLVLLSGPEPQRTLLEELVIRQLPSGQKILLVRGLPHSKDELKLETAEVVNHLASEKLNNAISQSRVVLCRSGYSSVMDLCKLQKKAILIPTPGQTEQEYLATYLRGKGWCLTYNQDAFNLHEALEEAKKKNFAFPEMNMDAYQPVIDDLLSELAAAAEDEQLPLPAKQDE